A region of Methanobacterium spitsbergense DNA encodes the following proteins:
- the cofH gene encoding 5-amino-6-(D-ribitylamino)uracil--L-tyrosine 4-hydroxyphenyl transferase CofH has translation MDDIYENSLEGNITKKDALKLIDSNPFELFNIADRLRQEIVGDNVTFVSNKAIDITDHCMIKCEFCSFRDHLGYEMTVEEILESVEDSQTIGATEICLFGGIMPHMTVDYYGEIIKAIKTKYNIKLHALSPVEIYQTAKNSEMTTFEALEILKKAGMDTMTGASAEILVDSVRKQICPNKVSTAEWVKIIKEAHSLDIPTTSTIMYGSVETWEDRIDHLMILRDIQRETNGFTELVPLTFLGLNNNLGQKSIGASGMDDLKIHAISRVIFGWDMPNIQVSWVKLGIRTSQIALCCGANDLGGTMMEDKISVAAGASHGEYLPRDGMIKIIEAIGRHPVERNTVYEYI, from the coding sequence ATGGATGATATTTACGAAAATTCTCTTGAAGGGAATATAACAAAAAAAGATGCTTTAAAACTGATTGATTCAAATCCATTTGAATTATTCAATATTGCAGACAGGTTAAGACAGGAAATAGTTGGAGATAATGTCACATTTGTATCCAACAAGGCTATAGATATCACAGACCACTGCATGATCAAATGTGAATTCTGTTCATTTAGGGATCATCTTGGATATGAAATGACTGTTGAAGAAATATTGGAAAGTGTTGAAGATTCACAAACAATAGGTGCAACAGAGATATGTCTCTTTGGGGGAATAATGCCCCATATGACAGTTGATTATTATGGAGAGATAATAAAAGCCATAAAAACTAAATACAATATAAAATTGCATGCACTTTCACCTGTTGAGATATACCAAACAGCAAAAAATTCTGAAATGACCACATTTGAAGCTTTAGAAATTCTCAAAAAGGCAGGTATGGACACCATGACAGGTGCATCCGCAGAGATACTTGTTGATTCAGTGAGAAAGCAAATATGTCCAAATAAAGTATCAACAGCAGAATGGGTGAAAATAATTAAAGAAGCCCATAGTCTGGATATCCCTACAACTTCCACAATAATGTACGGTAGTGTTGAAACATGGGAGGATCGAATTGATCATCTAATGATACTTCGAGATATTCAACGTGAAACAAATGGATTCACAGAACTGGTGCCATTAACCTTTCTAGGACTCAACAATAACCTTGGTCAAAAATCGATTGGTGCTAGTGGTATGGACGATCTGAAAATACATGCAATTTCCAGGGTAATATTTGGCTGGGACATGCCCAACATCCAAGTTTCATGGGTAAAACTTGGTATCAGAACTTCCCAGATAGCACTCTGTTGTGGAGCCAACGATCTAGGAGGCACAATGATGGAAGATAAGATTTCAGTTGCAG
- a CDS encoding pseudomurein-binding repeat-containing protein — protein sequence MGYINKRKFFTILSLLLLMLVLSMTSISAASLNSSNISVKIYSTSVATHTSSSNTKSVAVTAPTISLSLTQINEGLSRVKTFYNSYHRLPNYITFGTSKLTMAQFQQNITSKGQLVGGLSLIQINDGIPRIQTFYNTNHRLPNYVTYGTTNIPISKFKLIMAINGSIINLNRLLAFKPIYITSDNIRNVKIDNERVTNIINGLNALGLKAYNMGLGPNYHIEVLQSSQVPKNALIIDIYGGADAGVLYEMGTAWYKSIKGTRSVFTVFWPPSKVITGLDFLERAHDDNYSPPSFTGLTHPDQYLQQNGYRYMYSDVISTIVNSIFYEATH from the coding sequence GTGGGTTATATTAATAAAAGAAAGTTTTTCACGATTTTATCGCTGTTATTATTGATGCTTGTATTAAGTATGACTTCAATTAGTGCTGCGAGCCTAAATTCATCAAATATATCTGTTAAAATATATTCAACAAGTGTAGCTACTCACACATCCTCATCAAATACCAAATCTGTAGCAGTAACAGCACCAACCATTAGTTTATCTTTAACTCAAATTAATGAAGGTTTATCAAGAGTTAAAACATTCTATAACTCTTATCACAGACTTCCAAATTATATTACCTTTGGAACATCCAAGTTAACTATGGCACAGTTCCAACAGAATATAACTTCAAAAGGACAACTAGTTGGAGGTTTGTCATTGATTCAGATTAATGATGGCATACCAAGAATTCAGACATTCTATAACACTAATCATAGACTTCCAAATTATGTTACATATGGAACTACCAATATACCAATATCAAAATTTAAACTAATAATGGCCATAAATGGATCAATAATAAATTTAAATCGTTTATTAGCCTTTAAACCGATATATATCACGAGTGATAATATTAGAAATGTCAAAATTGACAACGAAAGAGTAACAAATATAATTAATGGGTTAAATGCATTAGGATTAAAAGCATATAATATGGGTTTAGGTCCAAATTATCATATCGAAGTTCTTCAATCAAGCCAAGTACCAAAAAATGCACTTATTATAGATATATATGGTGGTGCAGATGCAGGTGTCCTGTATGAAATGGGCACAGCATGGTATAAATCTATAAAAGGAACAAGATCTGTTTTCACAGTTTTCTGGCCACCAAGTAAAGTTATTACAGGTTTAGACTTTTTAGAAAGGGCACATGATGATAACTACAGTCCACCATCATTCACAGGTCTAACTCATCCTGACCAGTATCTACAACAAAATGGTTACAGATATATGTACTCTGATGTCATTAGCACAATTGTAAATTCTATTTTCTACGAAGCAACACATTAG